One genomic window of Campylobacter curvus includes the following:
- a CDS encoding DNA polymerase III subunit delta' has product MYSKIVITNDFETLKKELEAEFGVKNLRFFIYDEFMIENAREVVAEAYIAEVNEKLLVIMAKSYRIEAQNALLKIIEEPPRNVQFLIAANSKNLLLATIRSRLVLENRLTKTARMSVNLNLKSLSLKEISNFIDECIESERADKLGKNELKELIAAIVLKACEAGYKFSADELGYFYDLVRLADLNSKSHSLLTPLLLTIFEKGRS; this is encoded by the coding sequence ATGTATAGTAAAATCGTCATCACAAACGATTTTGAGACATTAAAAAAAGAGCTTGAAGCCGAATTTGGCGTCAAAAATTTGAGATTTTTTATATATGACGAGTTTATGATAGAAAATGCTCGCGAGGTGGTAGCGGAGGCCTATATCGCGGAGGTCAACGAAAAGCTGCTCGTTATAATGGCTAAAAGCTACCGCATCGAGGCCCAAAACGCGCTTCTTAAAATCATCGAAGAGCCGCCAAGAAACGTGCAGTTTTTGATCGCGGCAAATAGCAAAAACCTACTGCTTGCGACCATCAGATCGCGTCTGGTGCTGGAAAACAGACTCACCAAAACCGCTCGTATGAGCGTGAATTTAAACCTAAAAAGCCTAAGCCTCAAAGAAATTTCAAATTTCATAGACGAGTGCATAGAGAGCGAGCGCGCCGATAAACTCGGTAAAAACGAGCTAAAAGAGCTCATCGCCGCGATAGTCTTAAAAGCCTGCGAGGCGGGCTATAAATTTAGCGCGGACGAGCTTGGATACTTTTACGATCTCGTGCGCCTGGCCGACCTAAACTCAAAGTCTCACTCTCTTTTGACCCCGCTTTTACTCACTATTTTTGAAAAAGGACGCTCTTGA
- the folP gene encoding dihydropteroate synthase, which translates to MKFYRINENSDFNAICKRIAPSVGGLKLMSKKSHINFIFIDDIGSPAANILKQDALSAGAELVTNKDTIFGREERSSALLMGTDAQFEILSKKEKMQDFGLKNLADFLNRNFKKPREAQIMGVLNINEDSFNAASRVDAKNAVSRIEAMIEEGACYIDIGGVSSRPGSEYCGREEEFRRIERVVAEIYRLNLHEKTKFSLDSFDEYCLEYALDHGFAMINDITANVNLASLAARYDAEFCMMHMQNDPKTMQLAPHYEDLLGEMDDFFASKIVRASELGAKKLVLDVGIGFGKTAEQNLLLIKHLGHFLHFGYPLLVGASRKSVINFYSPSEVSQRLPGSLYLHLKAHENGAAIIRTHDVAEHAQMFALQNAMNEVNLWK; encoded by the coding sequence TTGAAATTTTATAGGATAAACGAAAATTCGGACTTTAACGCCATTTGTAAGCGCATAGCCCCAAGCGTTGGCGGGCTGAAGCTGATGTCTAAAAAATCTCACATAAATTTTATCTTTATAGATGACATCGGCTCGCCTGCGGCAAATATCCTAAAGCAAGACGCGCTAAGTGCGGGGGCCGAGCTGGTTACGAACAAAGATACGATATTTGGGCGCGAGGAGCGAAGCAGCGCGCTTTTGATGGGCACAGACGCGCAGTTTGAAATTTTAAGCAAAAAAGAAAAGATGCAGGATTTTGGCTTGAAAAATTTGGCTGATTTTTTAAACCGAAATTTCAAAAAACCGCGCGAGGCGCAGATAATGGGCGTCCTAAACATCAACGAAGATAGCTTCAATGCCGCAAGTCGCGTAGATGCTAAAAACGCCGTATCAAGGATCGAGGCGATGATAGAGGAGGGGGCTTGCTACATCGACATCGGCGGAGTGAGCTCCAGACCAGGCAGCGAGTATTGCGGCCGCGAGGAGGAGTTTAGGCGCATAGAGCGCGTCGTGGCTGAAATTTACCGCCTTAATTTACACGAAAAGACGAAATTTAGCCTCGATAGCTTTGATGAGTACTGCCTAGAATATGCGCTAGATCACGGCTTTGCGATGATAAATGACATCACGGCAAATGTAAATTTAGCCTCCTTAGCGGCACGCTATGACGCGGAATTTTGCATGATGCATATGCAAAACGATCCTAAAACGATGCAGTTAGCACCGCATTATGAGGATCTGCTGGGCGAGATGGACGATTTTTTTGCGAGCAAGATCGTAAGGGCGAGCGAGCTTGGGGCTAAAAAGCTCGTGCTTGATGTTGGTATCGGCTTTGGAAAGACGGCAGAGCAAAATTTGCTACTTATCAAGCATTTGGGGCATTTCTTGCACTTTGGCTATCCGCTTTTGGTAGGCGCGAGCAGGAAGTCCGTGATAAATTTTTACAGCCCAAGCGAGGTGAGCCAGCGACTGCCGGGTAGCCTTTATCTACATCTAAAGGCTCACGAAAACGGCGCGGCGATCATCAGGACGCACGACGTGGCGGAGCATGCGCAGATGTTTGCGCTACAAAATGCGATGAACGAGGTAAATTTATGGAAGTGA
- the ligA gene encoding NAD-dependent DNA ligase LigA encodes MENFMRIDSKESYENAVATLNAWAKAYYDLDAPIASDEEYDALYHEVLAYEQANPAQKSLFSPTTRIGGGVSEGFSKARHIKQMWSMEDIFSEHELGAWLKRGEKQNLSFVAEPKFDGASLNLLYENGVLVRAITRGDGVTGEEVTQNARVIKSIPLNIAYDGRIEIRGEVVIKKADFDAINEERARNGETLLSNPRNAAAGSLRQLDSAVTAKRKLLFIPWGVGEQNLGLAKHSEVMKFVRDLGFYRDDFFKILDADGLADAYNELLKQRDEKDVMMDGMVIRVDDLAHCEELGYTVKFPKFMVAFKFPAIEKTTRLLDVALQVGRSGVVTPVGVLDEVVIDGARVKSATLHNFDEIERLGVMKNDLISIIRSGDVIPKITSVFKERRDGTQTPIIRPKFCPECGSHLLDEGVFIKCQNLNCRARVINSIIHYASKKCLNIDGLGEAIINLLYEKGLISRVIDIYSLKFEDLMALEGFKDKKAQNLLDAIEASKGASLARFITGLGCEHIGEVAAKKIAQNFGEGWLEADFDEVKNLEGFGEEMANSLMDFIEVNKDEILALQSIVRPSFERKQITQNAFSGKSVVITGTLSRPRDEIKAELEGYGAKVAGSVSKKTDFVLAGSDAGSKLQKAVELGVRVIDEGEFERLKLEI; translated from the coding sequence ATGGAAAATTTTATGCGAATCGATTCAAAAGAGAGCTATGAAAATGCGGTGGCTACGCTAAATGCGTGGGCGAAGGCCTATTACGACCTTGACGCGCCGATCGCCAGCGACGAGGAGTACGACGCGCTTTATCACGAAGTCTTGGCCTACGAGCAGGCAAATCCCGCCCAAAAATCGCTATTTTCGCCGACTACTAGGATAGGCGGAGGCGTCAGCGAGGGCTTTAGCAAGGCTAGGCACATCAAGCAGATGTGGAGCATGGAGGATATTTTTAGCGAACACGAGCTTGGCGCGTGGCTAAAACGCGGTGAGAAGCAAAATTTAAGCTTTGTAGCCGAGCCGAAATTTGACGGAGCGAGCCTAAATTTACTCTATGAAAACGGCGTGCTAGTAAGAGCCATCACGCGCGGAGACGGCGTCACGGGCGAGGAGGTCACGCAAAACGCTCGCGTGATAAAGTCTATCCCGCTAAACATCGCCTACGATGGCCGTATCGAGATCCGCGGCGAGGTCGTCATAAAAAAGGCGGATTTCGACGCGATAAATGAGGAGCGCGCACGAAACGGCGAGACCCTGCTCTCAAACCCTAGAAACGCGGCTGCAGGCAGCTTACGACAGCTAGATAGCGCCGTGACAGCCAAAAGAAAGCTACTTTTCATCCCTTGGGGCGTGGGTGAGCAAAATTTAGGGCTTGCTAAACATAGCGAAGTGATGAAATTCGTGCGTGATCTTGGCTTTTATAGAGATGATTTTTTTAAAATTTTGGATGCCGACGGCCTGGCGGACGCTTATAACGAGCTTCTTAAACAGCGCGACGAAAAGGACGTGATGATGGACGGCATGGTGATCCGCGTGGACGATCTGGCGCACTGCGAGGAGCTGGGCTACACGGTAAAATTCCCAAAATTCATGGTCGCGTTTAAATTCCCCGCGATCGAAAAAACCACTAGGCTGCTTGACGTGGCACTTCAGGTAGGCAGAAGCGGCGTCGTGACGCCTGTTGGCGTACTTGATGAGGTCGTCATCGACGGAGCGCGCGTGAAATCAGCCACTTTGCATAACTTTGACGAGATCGAGCGCCTTGGCGTGATGAAAAACGATCTTATAAGCATCATCCGTTCAGGAGACGTGATACCAAAGATAACAAGCGTCTTTAAAGAGCGCAGAGACGGCACGCAAACGCCCATAATAAGGCCAAAATTTTGTCCTGAGTGCGGCTCGCATCTGCTTGACGAGGGCGTTTTCATCAAGTGTCAAAATTTAAACTGCCGCGCTCGCGTGATAAACTCGATCATACATTACGCCTCCAAAAAATGCCTAAACATCGACGGGCTGGGCGAGGCGATCATAAATTTACTCTATGAAAAGGGGCTGATATCTCGCGTCATCGATATATATTCACTAAAATTTGAGGATCTGATGGCGCTTGAAGGCTTTAAAGACAAAAAGGCGCAAAACCTGCTTGACGCGATAGAGGCGAGCAAGGGCGCGAGTCTAGCGCGCTTCATCACCGGGCTTGGCTGCGAGCATATCGGCGAGGTGGCGGCTAAAAAGATCGCGCAAAATTTCGGCGAGGGCTGGCTGGAGGCCGACTTTGACGAGGTGAAAAATTTAGAGGGTTTTGGCGAGGAGATGGCAAATAGTTTGATGGATTTTATAGAGGTCAATAAAGATGAAATTTTGGCCCTGCAAAGCATCGTTCGTCCGAGCTTTGAGCGTAAACAGATCACGCAAAACGCCTTTAGTGGCAAAAGCGTCGTGATAACGGGCACGCTAAGCCGACCAAGAGACGAGATCAAAGCCGAGCTTGAGGGCTACGGCGCAAAGGTAGCAGGCTCGGTCTCTAAAAAAACGGACTTTGTGCTGGCAGGAAGCGACGCCGGGAGTAAGCTGCAAAAAGCCGTGGAGCTTGGCGTTCGCGTGATTGACGAGGGCGAGTTTGAGAGGCTAAAGCTTGAGATTTGA
- the tlyA gene encoding 23S rRNA (cytidine-2'-O)-methyltransferase TlyA → MRFDIYAANALNISRNKAAELIKAGKIMLNSKICDKPSLECDESHSHDVALLDEIYVGRGAMKLKSFLDGQNFKISGKDALDIGSSTGGFMQILLQNGANSVVGVDVGSDQLDAKLRNDARVKIYENTDIREFIATAGFELITCDVAFISVIEILDSICKNAKSGALIIVLFKPQFEVGKEAKRNKKGVVTDKAAVALARRKFELAAAQKELVQIACKECEIKGKEGNAEFFYAFNKR, encoded by the coding sequence TTGAGATTTGACATTTACGCTGCAAATGCGCTAAACATCAGTAGAAATAAGGCCGCCGAGCTCATAAAAGCCGGCAAGATTATGCTAAATTCTAAAATTTGCGATAAGCCAAGCCTTGAATGTGACGAGAGCCACAGCCACGATGTCGCGCTGCTTGATGAGATTTACGTCGGGCGAGGAGCTATGAAGCTAAAGAGCTTTTTAGACGGGCAAAATTTTAAAATTTCAGGCAAAGATGCGCTTGACATCGGCTCAAGCACCGGTGGCTTCATGCAGATTTTGTTGCAAAATGGCGCAAACAGCGTCGTTGGCGTCGACGTGGGCAGTGATCAGCTAGATGCGAAACTGCGAAACGATGCGCGAGTCAAAATTTATGAAAACACGGACATCAGGGAGTTTATCGCCACGGCGGGCTTTGAGCTCATCACCTGCGACGTGGCGTTCATCTCGGTCATCGAAATTTTAGATTCGATCTGCAAAAACGCAAAGAGCGGCGCGCTTATCATCGTGCTGTTTAAGCCGCAGTTTGAGGTCGGCAAAGAGGCTAAACGCAACAAAAAAGGCGTCGTGACCGATAAAGCGGCAGTGGCTCTAGCCAGACGTAAATTTGAGCTGGCCGCCGCGCAAAAAGAGCTGGTGCAGATAGCCTGCAAAGAGTGCGAGATCAAAGGAAAGGAAGGCAATGCCGAATTTTTCTACGCTTTTAACAAAAGATAA
- a CDS encoding bifunctional riboflavin kinase/FAD synthetase — protein sequence MPNFSTLLTKDNITAVAIGHFDGVHRGHRQLLKQLGEYGGLVVIDKNKANITPGLKRAEYSNYPCFFYDFESIKGLSGEEFIALLKRDFKNLKKIVVGYDFRFGRNRAWDKHDLKRLFDGEVVVVDEVCFNCMGVHSSAIRELIKQGDVSGANRLIGREYSIEGDVISGQGLGSKELVPTLNLDVKSYLLPKSGVYATRTRIGYATYGSVTFIGNRVSTDGKFSVETHVLDEIDVSASHVAVCFIKRLRDNMKFENLNELKARIELDIKEARTMVGVCELYGNEGPCK from the coding sequence ATGCCGAATTTTTCTACGCTTTTAACAAAAGATAACATAACCGCCGTTGCGATCGGGCATTTTGACGGCGTTCATCGTGGACACAGGCAGCTTTTAAAGCAGCTGGGCGAATACGGCGGACTGGTCGTCATCGACAAAAATAAGGCCAACATCACCCCGGGACTAAAACGCGCCGAGTACTCGAACTATCCTTGCTTTTTTTATGATTTCGAGAGCATAAAGGGGCTTAGCGGTGAGGAATTCATCGCGCTTTTGAAGCGGGATTTTAAAAATTTAAAAAAGATCGTCGTTGGGTATGATTTTCGTTTCGGACGAAACAGAGCGTGGGACAAGCACGATCTAAAGCGCCTCTTTGACGGCGAAGTGGTCGTAGTCGATGAGGTCTGCTTCAACTGCATGGGCGTGCATAGCTCGGCTATCAGAGAGCTCATCAAACAAGGCGACGTCAGCGGCGCTAACCGTCTCATCGGGCGCGAATACTCGATAGAAGGCGACGTGATAAGCGGGCAGGGGCTTGGCTCAAAAGAGCTCGTGCCGACGCTAAATTTAGATGTAAAAAGCTACCTTTTGCCAAAAAGCGGCGTCTATGCCACACGCACGCGCATAGGCTACGCGACCTACGGCTCGGTCACCTTCATAGGCAACCGCGTCAGCACGGACGGTAAATTCAGCGTCGAGACGCACGTTTTAGACGAGATAGACGTTAGTGCGTCGCATGTCGCCGTTTGCTTCATAAAGCGGCTTCGCGATAATATGAAATTTGAAAATTTAAACGAGCTTAAAGCCAGGATCGAGCTTGATATCAAAGAGGCTCGCACGATGGTGGGGGTTTGCGAGCTATACGGCAACGAAGGACCTTGCAAATGA
- the cmoA gene encoding carboxy-S-adenosyl-L-methionine synthase CmoA gives MKDEIFKEPIKKQFEFDDFVVSVFDDMIGRSVPFYDVSGKLVSEILAKILPAKARVIDLGCSTATSLLLLNQLRSDLVLEGVDSSSAMIENARKKAKAYGARIKFSVGDALESQICQMDAVMMNYTLQFIRPPKRAQLVKSIYDGLNEGGVFVFSEKIIYEDKKFAKNMIEIYESYKEKQGYSRYEIAQKREALENVLIPYTEEENRTLALGAGFKRVESVFKWGNFMTFLAFK, from the coding sequence ATGAAAGATGAAATTTTTAAAGAGCCGATAAAAAAGCAGTTTGAATTTGACGACTTCGTGGTCAGCGTGTTTGACGATATGATAGGGCGTAGCGTGCCGTTTTATGACGTCAGCGGCAAGCTTGTGAGTGAAATTTTGGCTAAAATTTTACCTGCTAAAGCTCGCGTGATCGATCTGGGCTGCTCGACTGCTACGAGTCTGCTTTTGCTAAATCAGCTAAGAAGCGACCTCGTACTAGAGGGCGTGGATAGCTCGAGCGCGATGATAGAAAACGCCCGTAAAAAGGCAAAGGCGTATGGGGCCAGGATAAAATTTAGCGTCGGCGACGCACTTGAGAGCCAAATATGCCAAATGGATGCCGTGATGATGAACTATACGCTTCAGTTTATCCGCCCGCCAAAGCGTGCGCAGCTGGTAAAGAGCATATACGACGGACTAAACGAGGGCGGAGTTTTCGTCTTTAGCGAAAAGATCATCTATGAGGACAAGAAATTTGCCAAAAATATGATCGAAATCTATGAAAGCTACAAGGAAAAACAAGGCTACTCGCGCTACGAGATCGCGCAAAAAAGAGAGGCGCTGGAAAACGTGCTCATCCCTTATACCGAGGAGGAAAACCGCACGCTTGCCTTGGGCGCGGGATTTAAGCGCGTGGAGAGCGTGTTTAAATGGGGGAATTTTATGACGTTTTTGGCATTTAAGTGA
- a CDS encoding nuclear transport factor 2 family protein, with translation MQEYENAKFIYEQWHERAKSRDVDALLELYSQDAVFESPLVMAILDDKKDGILRGKAEIRRFLEAGTKKRPNELVKWYRNGKFLTDGSLLVWEYPRQTPDGEQIDILELMELKGRLIVYHRIYWGFKGCMQIAGSLVKNS, from the coding sequence ATGCAAGAGTATGAAAATGCTAAATTTATCTACGAGCAGTGGCACGAAAGAGCAAAAAGTAGGGACGTGGATGCACTTTTGGAGCTTTATAGCCAGGACGCGGTATTTGAAAGCCCGCTAGTCATGGCCATACTAGATGATAAAAAAGATGGAATTTTACGCGGCAAAGCCGAGATAAGACGATTTTTAGAGGCTGGGACGAAAAAGCGGCCAAACGAGCTCGTCAAATGGTATCGAAACGGCAAATTCCTAACTGACGGGAGCCTCCTCGTTTGGGAGTATCCTAGACAGACTCCTGACGGCGAGCAGATCGATATTTTAGAGCTTATGGAGCTAAAGGGACGCTTGATCGTTTATCACAGGATATATTGGGGATTTAAGGGTTGTATGCAGATAGCCGGGTCTTTAGTGAAAAATTCTTAA